The DNA region GTCCACCTTCTGGCGCCCATCTTGGCTCCCTTCGTCGCTGCGGCAATCCTGGCCTATATCTGTACTCCCATGGTGGATTACCTTCAACGCCGAAAGCTGCCCAGATCGTTGGCCGTGGTGGTGGTGATGACCTGTGTCGTATTGGCGATCGTGATTTTGGTGCCGCTCGTCATCGATCAAACGGCGATATTGTCCGCTAAAGTTCCGGCCTTACTCGATTGGTTGCGCCACACCGCCTTGCCCTGGATCACCGAGCGCACCGGCCTTGAACCGGGAGAGGGATGGATGAAATTGAAGGAGGCCCTGGCCAAGAACTTCCAGTCCGCCGCCCACCTACTGGCAACCCTGTTACCAACTTTAGGCGCCAGCGGCCTGGCCTTGCTCAGTTTTACCGGCATGCTGGTCTTGCTTCCCATCGCATTGTTCTTCTTTCTGCGGGACTGGCACCGTTTCACGGGTCATCTCGCTGGATTGATACCTCGCCGCCTTCTTCCCGATATTAGCAGTATTGTCCGAGAAATCGATTCGGTTTTAGGCGAGTTCTTGAGGGGCCAGTTGTCGGTGATGGTGGCATTGAGCGTGATCTACGGTCTTGGCTTGTGGATCGTTGGCGTGGATGGTGCGCTTTCCATTGGAGTTCTGGCCGGCACGCTCAGTTTTGTGCCCTACTTGGGCTTTGCCACCGGAGCGCTCCTGGGCACTTTCGCTGCCATCACTCAGTTCCAGACCTTGGGAGGTGTCGCGGGGGTTTGGGCAGTGTTCGTGGCGGGCCAGCTACTGGAGTCCTACGTATTGACTCCAAAGCTGGTGGGCGACCGAATCGGGCTACACCCGCTTGGCGTAGTCTTCGCCATCATGGCTTTCGGCCATTTGCTAGGATTCGTTGGCGTACTCTTGGCCATACCCTTTGCCGCATCCTTCTTGGTATTGATGCGCTTCTTCTTGCGCAGATACAAGGCAGGCAGCTTGTATCAGGACTGATGGACCAACTGATTCTCGAACTCTCGGTCGCGCCTGAACCCACTCTCGAGAACTTTGTCGTGGGCCGCAATACCGAGGCGGTGCAGGCGCTACGTGCCTTGGCAAGCGGGGAAGCCTGCTCTCGCGTGATCTACTTATGGGGAGAGTCTGGTTGCGGACGGTCCCATCTGCTCAAGGCTACCCTGAGCGCATCGAGGACGGCCGCGCTCACGGTGGTGGACGGTATAGAGACCTTAACCCGTGCGCAAGCGGAGGCCTTATTCCCCGTGGCACGAGATGCCTTGGCGGGTACGGGATTTTTGCTGGCAAGCGGAGATCTCCCTCCTGCTTCGCTGGAATTGCGCGAGGATTTGCGCAGCCGTTTGGGCGCCGGATTGGTGTACCGGCTGTGGCCGCTTTCCGATGGCGAGAAACTCGCCGCCTTGCGCGCGCGCGCACACCATCTTGGTTTTGAACTCCCGCCGGATGCCGGGACCTATCTGCTCCGGCACTGTCCGCGCGACATGGCCGCCTTGTTGAGCACGCTCGATGCTCTGGATCGCTTATCGGTGAAGTTACAGCGCTCTATCACTCTCCCTCTCCTGAGGCAATGCCTGGATGAACATAGATGGCCGGCAATTCAGTGACTTGCGATATACTCTCGGGGTTATCCTCGCACTCCGAGGCATGGGCAAGCCCGCCAGGCTGATTCGTACCTTTCCCTCGCACTGACAATACATGCGGCTTGCATTGTTCGACCTCGACAATACGCTTCTGGCTGGAGATAGCGATTTCGAATGGGCGCAATTCCTAATGGACCAGAGGGTCGTGGACCGTGAGGTCTACGAGGCCCGCAACCAGAAGTTTTACGATCAATACAAGGCGGGGACGCTTGATATCCGCGAATTTCTCGATTTTCAGCTTCTACCCTTATCCCGCCACTCCACCGAACAACTCCAACTATGGCATGCGGAATTCATGGAATCCCGCATCAAGCCAATGATTACTCAAAAGGCGCGCGACTTGGTGGAAGGGCACAAGAATGACGCTCGCGTGATCATCACGGCCACCAACAGCTTCGTGACAGGCCCCATCGCGCGCGAGTTCGGTATCGAATATCTTATCGCCACGGAACCCGAGCAGCAAAACGGGAGTTTTACCGGTCAAGTTCAGGGGACGCCTTCCTTCCGGGAGGGTAAGATCACGCGCTTGAACGCTTGGCTGGCCGAGATGGAGTTGGCCTGGGAGTCCTTCTCCGAGACTTGGTTTTACAGCGACTCGCTTAACGATTTGCCTCTGCTTTGCAAAGTCAGTCACCCCGTTGCGGTGGATCCCGACGAGACGTTGAAGGATCACGCCATCGAGCACGACTGGATGATTATTTCCCTACGCTAACCGAAATGGATTACCCGTTGCATCTGGTATCGATTATTCAATGCTGAAGAAGTTTTTGGACCGGGTACGTTCCATTGGGAGCAAACGCGGCCATGGCCCGCGTACCATCGAAGTTTCCGAGCATGGATTAACCCGCGATCGCATCAGTTCCGGGGCGCGCAAAACCATCCTTGGCCTTCAGGAAAAAGGCTATAAAGCCTATGTCGTGGGAGGGGCCGTGCGTGATCTGCTGGCCTCGTTGGTGCCCAAGGATTTCGACATCGCCACCGGCGCCACGCCCGAGCAAGTGAAAAGCGTGTTTCGCCGGGCGCGCATCATCGGCCGGCGGTTTCGTTTGGTGCATGTGCCCTTCGGCGATGACATCGTGGAGGTTTCCACTTTTCGTGGCAGCGGCAACGGGGGAGATGAATCCCAAGTGCACGATGAACACGGGCGCATCGTACGCGACAATGTTTTCGGCTCCCAGGAAGAGGATTCCCTACGCCGGGACTTTACGGTCAACGCGCTGTTCTACGATCCGTCCACCGAGCAAATTATCGATTACTGCAATGGATATTCGGACGTCAAGTCGCGCACCATCCGCATGATCGGGGTGCCCGAGGAGCGTTACCGGGAAGATCCTGTCCGGATGCTTCGCGCCGTTCGCATGGCGGCGAAGCTCGATGGCAATATCGAACCGGGCACCAAGGCGCCCATTCGCGCGATGGCGGGGCTCATGTCCCATGTTCCGCCATCCCGTGTGTTCGAAGAGATGCTGAAATTGCTATTGTCCGGCCACGCAAAATCGTCCCTGGAAAAGTTGCGCGCGGAAGGTTTACTGCACGGCCTTCTTCCAATGATCGACCTGATTCTCGCGCAGCCCTTGGGTGAACGTTTCCTCATGTTGGTGCTGGAGAAAACCGATGGGCGGGTGCTAGACGATAAGTCCGTGTCCCCCGGTTTCCTTTTCGCCGCGCTGCTATGGCCTGAAGTGCTCGGAGCGTGGCGTAAAGACGTGGCGGGCGGGGCGAGGGAGATCCCCGCTTTGCACGAGGCCATGGATTCCATCATTCATGCGCAGGTGGAAAAGCTCGCCATCCCGAGGCGCTTCACCACGGATATGAAGGACTTGTGGATGTTGCAGGCGCGCTTCGAGCATCGTGCGGGCCGGCGTCCCTATCGCTTGCTTGAGCATCCGCGTTACCGGGCAGGCTACGATTTCTTGCTATTGCGCTGCGAGGCCGGTGAAGCCAACCAGGAACTTGGGGAATGGTGGACGCGCTTCCAGGATGTCTCGCCCGAGGAGCGCGAAGGCATGCTGTTCATGGACCACGCGCCGCGCAAACGGCGCCGCCGCCGCCCAGCAGGAGAGAAATCGCCAGCCGTTACGCCTTCCACCGTCTAAAAAGGCCAGGAGTGAGCGGGGAGCAAGTGTTTATCGGCTTGGGCGCTAACGTGGGCGATGTCCTGAAAGCGATCCCGCAGGCGATGAAAGAGTTGTCGGAGATTCCCCGCACCCGCCTCCTTGCAAAATCATCCCTTTACCGCACGGCGCCGGTAGGGATCGAGAACCAACCCGATTTCGTGAACGCCGTGGCGAAACTTTGCACGGGCCTGTCCGCCAAGGAATTGCTGGGTCAATTGCATGTCATGGAGCGGCGCCACGGTAGAGTCCGCCGCGAAAAGAACGGCCCGCGCACGCTCGATTTGGACTTGCTGATGTACGACGATTTGGTATCTAGTGACTCGAGCATGATCATTCCGCATCCTCGCATGCATGAACGTGCTTTTGTGTTGCTTCCCTTGAGCGAGATCGCACCCGAGATCGTGATCCCCGGCCACGGGCCTATCGGCGAACTGCTTTCGCGGCTACCGATTCAAGGAGTGACACGACTTCATGCTGCCTGAGCGCTTGCGCTACATCGTGGTCGAAGGCCCCATAGGCGCGGGCAAAACCACCCTGGCGCGCAAACTGGCGGAGTGTTCCGGAGCGGATCTGCTATTGGAAGATCCCGAGAAAAATCCCTTCTTGGGTAGTTTCTACAAGGATCCCGCGCGACACGCCTTGGCCACACAATTGTTCTTTTTGTTTCAGCGAGTCAACCAGGTAAGTGCCCTGAAGCAGCGCGATCTCTTCGAGCAGCGCACCGTGGCGGATTTTCTCTTTGACAAGGATGCCCTCTTTGCTCGGCTCACCCTAGGGGACGCCGAGCTTGGGCTCTATCAACAGATCTTTGCGCATCTCTCGCCCCAGGTACCGCTACCGGACCTGGTGATTTACCTGCAAGCACCCACGGTCACGCTCTTGGAACGAGTTCGCCGCCGGGCGAAGGAGTACGAGAATGCCATTTCCGAGGATTACCTGCGCCGCTTGAGCGAGGCCTATAGCCGCTACTTCCACGAGTACACGGCCGCTCCCCTGCTAATTATTAACAGCACGCGTTTGAATTTTGTTGATCGCCTGGAGGATTTTGATTTACTGTTGCGCCGCATCACCGAAATGCGAGGTCCCAGGGAATTCTTCAATCTGGGGAGTTAGAAGCCCGTTCCAACCGCCTCTAAGGGCGGCTCACGAAAATGGAAGTCATCCATACAGTCCGAGAACTCAGGCAGCGCCTAGCCACCGAGAAACAGGTAGGCTGCGTACCCACCATGGGCAACATTCACGAGGGCCACTTAAGTTTAGTGGGTCTGGCTCGTGAACAAGCTTCTTGCGTCGTGACCACAATCTTCGTCAACCGCCTCCAGTTTGGCCAAGGCGAGGACTTCGACAAGTATCCCCGCACCTTCGAGGACGACTGCGCCAAGCTTGAGGCTAGGGGCAACACGATCGTGTTTGCGCCGGAGGAAAAGGAAATGTATCCCGAGCCGCAAGTCTACTACGTCGATCTGCCCAAAGTTGCCAATATCCTCGAAGGCCGCTTCCGCCGTGGCCATTTTCGTGGCATGGCCACGGTGGTGCTCAAGCTCTTCCACATCGTTCAGCCCCAAGTCGCCGTTTTTGGCAAAAAGGATTACCAGCAACTGGCGATCGTTCGCCACATGACCGACCAGTTTTCCCTACCCATTCGCATCATTCCTGCGGAAACCATACGCGCGGAGGATGGGCTGGCACTGTCCTCGCGCAACCGGTATCTGTCTCTCGAACAAAGGAAAGAGGCCATCCGCCTTCGCCAAGCGATACTTCAGATTAGGGATTCCGTGGCGGCGGGCGACCGGAATTTCGTTGCGATGGAATATGCGGCGGGCGCGCTGCTTGCGCGTCACGGATGGAATGTGGATTACGTCGTGGTCCGAACCCAGCGCGGGCTGTCTCGCCCGGAGCCTCAGCATAAAGACCTGGTTCTACTAGGCGCCGCTAAACTTGGGCAAACGCGGCTGATCGATAATCTTGAAGTCATGGCACCGTAGGATTATGGGTTGCCAGTTTGAATGTAGTGTCGGAAAACTTTACACTCGCCCTTGTCGTTGAATTACAAATGGTTATTAATCAAATAGATAAAATTTTGGAACAGCAATTGCTTTACAGCGGCTGAGCCGATTCATTGAGGATGACCAGGGGGTTGGGCGTCTACTCTATGGAGGGCAAAGACAAAATACAGGAGCCGACAGAAATGAAGAGATCTTTGATTACGGTAGCCGTACTTATGAGCGCAAGCGCGGGCTCGTACGGTGCACCTACGATGTATGACTTGACTAGCTACGGCAGCTCCGCAACGA from Betaproteobacteria bacterium includes:
- the pcnB gene encoding polynucleotide adenylyltransferase PcnB; translation: MLKKFLDRVRSIGSKRGHGPRTIEVSEHGLTRDRISSGARKTILGLQEKGYKAYVVGGAVRDLLASLVPKDFDIATGATPEQVKSVFRRARIIGRRFRLVHVPFGDDIVEVSTFRGSGNGGDESQVHDEHGRIVRDNVFGSQEEDSLRRDFTVNALFYDPSTEQIIDYCNGYSDVKSRTIRMIGVPEERYREDPVRMLRAVRMAAKLDGNIEPGTKAPIRAMAGLMSHVPPSRVFEEMLKLLLSGHAKSSLEKLRAEGLLHGLLPMIDLILAQPLGERFLMLVLEKTDGRVLDDKSVSPGFLFAALLWPEVLGAWRKDVAGGAREIPALHEAMDSIIHAQVEKLAIPRRFTTDMKDLWMLQARFEHRAGRRPYRLLEHPRYRAGYDFLLLRCEAGEANQELGEWWTRFQDVSPEEREGMLFMDHAPRKRRRRRPAGEKSPAVTPSTV
- a CDS encoding deoxynucleoside kinase, producing MLPERLRYIVVEGPIGAGKTTLARKLAECSGADLLLEDPEKNPFLGSFYKDPARHALATQLFFLFQRVNQVSALKQRDLFEQRTVADFLFDKDALFARLTLGDAELGLYQQIFAHLSPQVPLPDLVIYLQAPTVTLLERVRRRAKEYENAISEDYLRRLSEAYSRYFHEYTAAPLLIINSTRLNFVDRLEDFDLLLRRITEMRGPREFFNLGS
- a CDS encoding DnaA regulatory inactivator Hda, with the translated sequence MMDQLILELSVAPEPTLENFVVGRNTEAVQALRALASGEACSRVIYLWGESGCGRSHLLKATLSASRTAALTVVDGIETLTRAQAEALFPVARDALAGTGFLLASGDLPPASLELREDLRSRLGAGLVYRLWPLSDGEKLAALRARAHHLGFELPPDAGTYLLRHCPRDMAALLSTLDALDRLSVKLQRSITLPLLRQCLDEHRWPAIQ
- a CDS encoding HAD family hydrolase; amino-acid sequence: MRLALFDLDNTLLAGDSDFEWAQFLMDQRVVDREVYEARNQKFYDQYKAGTLDIREFLDFQLLPLSRHSTEQLQLWHAEFMESRIKPMITQKARDLVEGHKNDARVIITATNSFVTGPIAREFGIEYLIATEPEQQNGSFTGQVQGTPSFREGKITRLNAWLAEMELAWESFSETWFYSDSLNDLPLLCKVSHPVAVDPDETLKDHAIEHDWMIISLR
- the folK gene encoding 2-amino-4-hydroxy-6-hydroxymethyldihydropteridine diphosphokinase, whose amino-acid sequence is MVDALPGCLARGARRHAVHGPRAAQTAPPPPSRREIASRYAFHRLKRPGVSGEQVFIGLGANVGDVLKAIPQAMKELSEIPRTRLLAKSSLYRTAPVGIENQPDFVNAVAKLCTGLSAKELLGQLHVMERRHGRVRREKNGPRTLDLDLLMYDDLVSSDSSMIIPHPRMHERAFVLLPLSEIAPEIVIPGHGPIGELLSRLPIQGVTRLHAA
- a CDS encoding pantoate--beta-alanine ligase; amino-acid sequence: MEVIHTVRELRQRLATEKQVGCVPTMGNIHEGHLSLVGLAREQASCVVTTIFVNRLQFGQGEDFDKYPRTFEDDCAKLEARGNTIVFAPEEKEMYPEPQVYYVDLPKVANILEGRFRRGHFRGMATVVLKLFHIVQPQVAVFGKKDYQQLAIVRHMTDQFSLPIRIIPAETIRAEDGLALSSRNRYLSLEQRKEAIRLRQAILQIRDSVAAGDRNFVAMEYAAGALLARHGWNVDYVVVRTQRGLSRPEPQHKDLVLLGAAKLGQTRLIDNLEVMAP
- a CDS encoding AI-2E family transporter, with amino-acid sequence MDMDTTRPKSIRYLAYAAAVLTMAWLVHLLAPILAPFVAAAILAYICTPMVDYLQRRKLPRSLAVVVVMTCVVLAIVILVPLVIDQTAILSAKVPALLDWLRHTALPWITERTGLEPGEGWMKLKEALAKNFQSAAHLLATLLPTLGASGLALLSFTGMLVLLPIALFFFLRDWHRFTGHLAGLIPRRLLPDISSIVREIDSVLGEFLRGQLSVMVALSVIYGLGLWIVGVDGALSIGVLAGTLSFVPYLGFATGALLGTFAAITQFQTLGGVAGVWAVFVAGQLLESYVLTPKLVGDRIGLHPLGVVFAIMAFGHLLGFVGVLLAIPFAASFLVLMRFFLRRYKAGSLYQD